From Apium graveolens cultivar Ventura chromosome 9, ASM990537v1, whole genome shotgun sequence, the proteins below share one genomic window:
- the LOC141687269 gene encoding putative carbohydrate esterase At4g34215, with translation MSMDTSNTTPTSTQPPPPPKQIFILSGQSNMAGRGGVTNKHWNNIIPPQCTPHPSIHRFTADLKWVPAKDPLHADIDTKKTCGVGPGMPFANAVKDVVGEVGLVPCAVGGTAIKEWARGCHLYENMIKRAKASVENDQEEIRAVLWYQGESDTSSKQCVEAYRGNMEMLTDNVRLDLGLPHLPIIQVAIASGDKKYLEEIREIQKAIDVQNVVCVDAKGLELKEDKLHLTTEACVELGQMLAHAYLTHFHSK, from the exons ATGTCCATGGACACTTCCAATACAACCCCTACCTCAACCCAGCCACCCCCACCGCCAAAACAAATCTTCATCCTCTCCGGTCAAAGCAACATGGCCGGCCGCGGCGGCGTAACAAACAAGCACTGGAACAACATCATTCCACCTCAATGCACTCCCCACCCCTCCATCCACCGCTTCACCGCCGATCTCAAATGGGTCCCAGCTAAAGACCCTCTCCATGCAGACATAGACACTAAAAAAACATGCGGTGTGGGACCCGGCATGCCATTTGCAAATGCTGTTAAGGATGTTGTCGGGGAAGTAGGGTTAGTTCCTTGTGCTGTTGGTGGGACCGCTATTAAAGAGTGGGCCCGGGGGTGTCATTTGTATGAGAATATGATCAAGAGAGCTAAAGCTTCAGTGGAGAATGATCAAGAAGAGATCAGAGCCGTGCTTTGGTATCAGGGAGAAAGTGATACTTCGTCGAAACAATGTGTTGAGGCTTATAGGGGAAATATGGAGATGCTTACTGATAATGTGCGTCTCGATCTTGGTTTGCCTCACCTTCCTATAATCCAG GTGGCAATTGCATCTGGAGATAAGAAGTACTTGGAAGAGATACGAGAAATACAGAAAGCAATAGATGTGCAAAATGTAGTGTGTGTAGATGCCAAAGGATTGGAACTCAAGGAAGATAAGTTGCATCTAACCACAGAGGCATGTGTTGAATTGGGTCAAATGCTTGCCCATGCTTATCTCACCCACTTCCATTCCAAGTAA